Proteins encoded within one genomic window of Clupea harengus chromosome 10, Ch_v2.0.2, whole genome shotgun sequence:
- the ptbp1b gene encoding polypyrimidine tract-binding protein 1b isoform X2 — protein sequence MQCRLETELYPMGSTYAELDVVHDIAVGTKRGSDELFSCVTNGPYIMTSPAGLYANGNDSKKFKGDIRSPGVPSRVIHVRKLPSDINEAEVISLGLPFGKVTNLLMLKAKNQAFIEMNSEEAAQTMVTYYSSVTALIRNHPVFMQYSNHKELKTDNSPNQVRAQAALQAVNAVQGGGMPMAAVDGTAVMGGMGGMGGMGGPSPVLRVIVENLFYPVTLDVLHQIFSKFGTVLKVITFTKNNQFQALLQYPDALTAQHSKLALDGQNIYNACCTLRISYSKLTSLNVKYNNDKSRDYTRPDLPTGDSQPPLEHQAAMAAFAGPGIISGPFPGAHGFPPAFAIQQGLAMPGMPGALAQLAMPGVGQRMAFPQMSGGHCVLLVSNLNPERVTPQCLFILFGVYGDVMRVKILFNKKENALIQMADGTQAQLAMSHLNGQKLQGRAMRVTLSKHTAVQLPREGHEDQGLTKDYGSSPLHRFKKPGSKNYSNIFPPSSTLHLSNIPPSVVEEDLKMLFSSTGSMVKGFKFFQKDHKMALIQMGAVEEAIQCLIEFHNHDLGENHHLRVSFSKSTI from the exons ATGCAGTG CCGCCTAGAGACTGAATTGTATCCTATGGGATCCACTTATGCAGAATTAGA CGTTGTCCATGATATAGCAGTTGGTACAAAG AGAGGATCTGACGAGCTTTTCTCCTGCGTGACAAACGGGCCCTATATCATGACCAGTCCAGCAGGTTTGTATG CGAACGGCAACGACAGCAAGAAGTTCAAAGGTGACATTCGGAGTCCAGGCGTTCCGTCTCGGGTCATCCATGTGCGTAAGCTTCCCAGTGACATCAACGAGGCTGAAGTCATCTCTCTAGGCCTGCCCTTTGGCAAGGTCACCAATCTGCTCATGCTGAAAGCCAAgaaccag gccttcATTGAGATGAACTCCGAGGAGGCAGCTCAGACCATGGTCACCTACTACTCGTCAGTGACCGCCCTCATCAGGAACCACCCAGTGTTCATGCAGTACTCCAACCACAAAGAGCTCAAAACAGACAACTCGCCCAACCAAGTG agAGCCCAGGCGGCGCTGCAGGCGGTGAACGCGGTCCAGGGGGGCGGGATGCCTATGGCCGCTGTGGACGGCACCGCTGTCATGGGCGGCATGGGCGGCATGGGTGGCATGGGCGGCCCCAGTCCTGTGCTCCGGGTCATCGTGGAGAACCTCTTCTACCCTGTCACTCTTGACGTGCTGCATCAG ATCTTCTCTAAGTTTGGCACAGTGCTGAAGGTCATCACGTTCACCAAGAACAACCAGTTCCAGGCTCTCCTGCAGTATCCTGACGCCTTGACTGCTCAGCACTCCAAACTG GCTTTGGATGGGCAGAACATCTACAATGCCTGCTGCACCCTGAGGATCAGCTACTCCAAGCTGACCAGCCTGAACGTCAAGTACAACAATGACAAGAGTCGGGACTACACGCGCCCCGACCTGCCCACCGGGGACAGCCAGCCGCCCCTGGAGCACCAGGCCGCCATGGCCGCCTTCG CAGGCCCAGGAATCATCTCTGGTCCGTTCCCTGGAGCCCACGGCTTCCCCCCCGCCTTCGCCATCCAGCAAG ggtTGGCAATGCCGGGTATGCCTGGAGCCCTGGCCCAGCTGGCCATGCCTGGCGTTGGCCAGAGAATGGCGTTCCCCCAGATGTCCGGCGGGCACTGTGTGCTGCTGGTCAGCAACCTCAACCCTGAG AGAGTTACGCCCCAATGCCTCTTTATTCTTTTCG GTGTATATGGGGATGTGATGAGGGTGAAGATCCTGTTCAATAAGAAAGAGAACGCCCTGATCCAGATGGCTGACGGAACACAGGCACAGCTAG CGATGAGCCACCTGAATGGCCAGAAGCTGCAGGGCAGAGCGATGAGAGTGAccctgtccaaacacacagcCGTGCAGTTGCCCCGAGAAGGCCACGAGGACCAGGGCCTCACCAAGGACTACGGCAGCTCGCCGCTGCACCGCTTCAAGAAGCCCGGATCCAAGAACTACTCCAACATCTTCCCACCCTCCTCCACACTCCACCTCTCCAACATCCC GCCATCAGTGGTTGAGGAGGACCTGAAGATGCTCTTCTCCAGCACCGGTTCCATGGTCAAGGGCTTCAAGTTCTTCCA GAAAGACCACAAGATGGCGCTGATCCAGATGGGCGCAGTGGAGGAGGCCATCCAGTGCCTGATCGAGTTCCACAACCACGACCTCGGCGAGAACCACCACCTCCGAGTGTCCTTCTCCAAATCCACCATCTGA